taccaattgaagtgggatccccctcccatcgagcaatcaactttgatgaaatagcaaacgaggaggggctcagaacgaatattgagctaattgatgaagttcgagaccaggcagtggcaagaatggaaaagtataagcaaaaaacaagagagcacttcagcaagaagtcccgggtcaaaaactttcaagtaGGAGATCTGGTCCTTCGAGACACATAAGCTTCAGACCCCACTAATACTGGAAAGCTAATGCCAAAGTGGGAAGGCCCATACAAAGTCAAGGAAGTTCTAAggccaggaacatacaagctcatgaacatggatgagtctgaagtaccaaatacatggcatggactcaggctcagaaagttttaccagtaaaaaaaaaaaaaaaagcaACCAAAAGCAACCAGAACTTGTAGCCTATGTCAAGCAACCAATCTATGACAATGCATTTTGTATGAAAAAATTTGCAAatcaatgaaaagaattttcctttCTTAGAAAGTTGTTACTTGTAAATTACCAGTTATGgaagcaaaaaacaacccgggTACGTTTTCATACCCGGGTTGGAAGCAAAAAACAAAGGCAACCACTATTtgcttagaaaatttctaagtaaATGGAACAATCACCAATCCGGATTAAACATACCCGGATTGAAATCAAAGTtaaaagcaaaaaacaacccggatAAGCATTCAAATCCGGGTTGCAAACAACCAATATGTACTTAGGTAACCCTCCAATtacataaagcaaaaaagcaaACACCAACCCGGATAACAATCCGAATCCGGGTTGAAAACAACAATTACCTAAAGCAAAAGAGCAAACAATAACCCGGATAAGCATTCAGATCCGGGTTGCAAACAACCATTATACACATATTTCTTAAGTTCATAAAGCaaaaaagcaaacatcaacccgggtggttcatatacccggattgaaagcaaatttaaaagcaaaaaacaGCCCGGATTAACACTCAAATCCAAGTTGCAAACAACCATTATGCACTTGTATTTCCCCAACTACATAAATCAAAAAATAACACTTCAACCCAGGTGGGTATCATACCCGGATCGAAAACAATTTCAACAGCAAATCCGGATACAACTTCATACCCGGAACAATCCGGATATAAAGCCCATCCGGATCGGGGGGCATTGCCACAACCTGAATCAGGATCATTTGCGCAATAGAGCCAGGATCCAGATTGCTCATAAAAATAAAAACAGATGAAAGAAAAACAAATATTTTCTACGACGGAAGAAAGGTTCAAAGCAAGATCTGGATCGCCATCGATCCGGAACAAATCCAAATATTACATATAGTTCAAATCAAAGTACGAAATCAAGAAATCCTAGAAATGAAATTACATGGGCGGGGCCCGAGAAGCTTTGCAAAGCTGGTCCGGATCTAGAGGAAGCTGGGGCTCGGACCATCATAGGGTTCCGGTTCTCCTTCACCCTGCTCAACCGCAGCCTTTGCAGCAAGGAACTCTTGAATAAAGCTTTCCCAGGAAGCTAAGGGGTCAGTCTTTATATGGCACTCGGCAACAATCCAGGACCTGCGCACCTCGGGAACTCCGGCCTGAGCAACCTCGAAATCATAAACATCGCTAGCCTTAAACTCAGCAATGATGGCCTCCTTATTCAGATTCTCTTTAGCAGCAAGCTCGGCCTTGAGCCTCTCAACTTCCTGGGCCAGCCCCTCAGCCCGGGTTTCGGAGTTCTTCATCTTCTCATTCAACCCGGCCTCCCCCACCCGGAACCCCTCCCGGGCCTCCTCCAGCTCACCCCTCAGGGAATCAGAAAGCATCTTCTCAGCTTTAGTCCGATTGTTAGCCTCCTTGAGCTCAGTGAAGGCAACGTCGGAGCAGATGGACATCGCACTCCCAAGctgagaaacaaaaaaaaaagaagaatattattgcAAGGGAAAAGTGGATTGGGGGGCATAATCCGGAACTACGGGCTTAAAAATTTAGAAGTTACCTGCCCCCTTTGGCCTGTGACCCTCTTCAAGGCAGCAGCCATGTTGTAGCCCTCAACCTCCTCCCAATCTTCCTCGGAGGGGATACTGGACATGAACCCAGCCAGATCGATAAGGCTCTTTGTCCCTATCCGGATAGGGGCCCCATCCGGTCCCTTCCCTTTCgaatcacatatgactcggtcAGCAACAACGGCCTTTCCGCGAGGAGGCTTTCCCGGGACGGACTTCCTCTTCTTGGAAGGAGGTTCTTCGTCAGATATATCCTGGACGTCCGGGTCCTTGCCCAAGGGCACATTGCCCGGATCATGAACATTCTGGGGTGCCGAAGACTCGGCTCCACCCTCTGCGTCAGCAGACCCGGATCCGGTCCCAGGAGCCCCTTTTGTTGTCTTATATGCCAGTCCTAATGAGTTAAAAGCTGCTGCATAGGCTGAAGAAGACATTATGGCCCGGGATGCAGGGTTGTAATGCGGCAAACCTGAAAAATGGAAAAGGAAAACTATCAGTATATGATTGATAAAAATGTAAAAACTACCAAATCCGAAAATAAAATACTGCAGTAAGCCCGGACCATGTCAAGACGTTTTTTGCAAATCAGCTACAAGTAAAAAACCAAAAGGTACGTTGATCCAGACCAAAAATTACAAGTTACAAGCAAAAGAAAGGTAATCCGGTTCTCCAAGCTTGGATGGAGACCCGGATCAAAAAAAACATGTTAAAAAAGAACTTACAGCCAAGTTGGAACAGGAGTTTATGGTTCATAAATGTATCCCGGGTTGGCTGGAACCCGAGACTACCACAAAATTTCCTAATTTGATCCACAGCCTCCCCCTCTAACATATCTGGGTTGAACTTGGTCTTAACATCCCCAGCTGTAAAATAAGGAAGATACTCCAAATCGTACCCCTTCAACATCAGTATCTCCCCATTCCAATGCTTCAAAGAAGTCTGGTGCATAACTGGTTTGGACCTACCCGGACCGAATCCGCACTCTGCTGCCCGGAACCTCAGCTCGTAGAAAGGTTTCTGGCTTGACCTAGAAAGGTAAAAAATCTGGTGGAACAACTTGAAGGTAGGAAGGAGCCCGGACTTGTTACAGCAAGCTATGAACCGGGTCATAGACTTGATCCCATTCGGAGTTATCTGCATAGGAGAAATCCTGTAGACATACTTACAAAGGTGCTTCAGAAAAATGTGCCACCGGGGGCTCCACCCGGACCTTAGATGCACCAGCCAAACCGGAACAAAACCATCCGCAGGACGATGGAAGATCCTCTCATGCGGTTCGGGCCACCTCCAAGCAATATCACTAGTCAATTGAAAAGCAGCCCGGATCGCCTTGTCCATATCACCCGGGTCAGCCTCAGCATGAAAATCCTTCAGCTGGTAATGATCCCGGTAGATCCCAAACGAAGCAAAAGCTGCCTCAAGAGCACCCTGATCATAAGCGACCGGGTGGCCATCCTCGTGCCTCTCATATCTGACCCGGGTATAGTATATGCTATCTTCAAACCCAGGTGGCTTCCTAACAAAGTGATATTTAATATCGGACCAACGGCCATCCGGAGTGAAAATGATAGAGTTCTCTGGGAGCCTCTTGAACCGGAAGCTCGTAATCGTTCCCACAGACCCGGACCCCTTTCTAACCATCTCGCCCCGGATATGTTCTCTACCAGACGAATCCGGATCACTCTCTTCGTCAGAAAAGTTTGGATAGCAATTATACACTTTCCTAGCTCGCTCCTtggtccggaccatatacctattaaatTGAAGGTCAGTTAGTCTGTGCCCTACAGATTTTATTTTTCTTACTAAGTGGTCCGGATCAGGTACGTTATGTTAATTTTATCATAACCTAATGACCCGGACcaccaatgcaagtccaacccggaaacacatcaacgatccggatcatgTTAACTACAATCCACAAAATCAAACCACAATGGACCCGGATCTCGATGACAAGAACCCAGATCCGGATCCATAGAAACAGAAAACTTGAAACAAAACCCATATACCCGGATCCCAACGGCAAATACCCATGCCCGGCtcaaaagcaaccaaaaacaGATAAAACCTAAGTTATACAATCCTACCATAAACCTCCCCCAAATCCGGGTCCTACACCCCAACCCGGATCAAAATCAAAACAATTACCCACAAACAGTTATcacaagaatcaaacagcaaaatcCACCCCTCTTTACATATACACACAAATTTCCTTATCAAGAACATGAAGAACAACTTTGCAAAACCCAGAAAATTGACAAGTAAAAAAGCCAAAATCAAACCCAAACAACAcacaaaatacagatttaaacACACAAAACCGTAAAACAAACATGTCCACCGCAAAAATGAATCAAAAACAACTCTACCACTAAATCGGAGCACACAAAAACTCGAAAATAAAGCGCAAGAAGTCGAAAGAGAAAAAGCAAGAAGAAGAAAGGCTTACAGATTTGTTGAACACGAGAGCGAGAAAAGGCAGAACGGCGGTGGAAATGGCGAAGAAACTCCAAGACTTCGAAGAACTCCGAGAGATTTGAAAGAGAGAATAAAAAGGCAATGAGACTTTTCGTTTTTTGGGTGGAAATAAAAAATGAAATGGAAGGGGGGAGGCAGCCTTTTATAGGCCCCGGAGAGTAACTCCCCTGCCACGTGGCACCCAAACACTGGTTCACCCAGCagttacaaaaaaaaataaaataataatatatatatacacattaaACCGCATTAAACCCCATAATCATTATGGGGGCGACTTTCTAGGAATACAACTGTCGAAATTCAAATTCATGGGGGGAAATTGAGAGAAAAACGTTACAAATTCTGAAAAAATTGGCAGAACCTGAAGCAACCTACCCGGATCCCGAACGACTACCCGGGATCAACCACTAGCAGAAATTCTTTCTcaagcaactattctaccttaatccggattggcatctaccaaaccagatccggattgggaggcaaccaggagcagaaattttttcAAGGCATCAACCactctaccttaatccggattggtatcaattacaccagatccggattgggggccAACCAGGGGCATAAATTTTTCAtaagcaactattctaccttaatccggattggcatccattacaccagatccggattggggggcaaccaggggCAGAAATTTTTCTTtagcaactattctaccttaatccggatcgGTATCAATTACACCAGATCCgaattggggggcaaccaggagcataaatttttcataaacaactattctaccttaatccggattggcatctaccacaccagatccggattgggggtCAACCAGGGGCAGAAATTTTTCTCCAAGCCAAATATGCGATCCCaatctactccctcatccagaaaatctgcataagggagtggggggcaaatgatagggtataatAGACCCGGGTAGGTGTCAACCTGGACTAAAAGGAGGCAGGATCAACCGACCTGCTAAGACCCCCCTCTCCTAGGCCAATCAAGCATAGGAGCCCAGGCCCGGGCCTATCCTACTTCCCGGATCCGGATCCGCCTgcatacccggatccggatcaggGCCAAAACCACAGTGAGGGAGGTCCCAGCAAGcacatgcacatcccacaacccgccaagcaAAGGTACGTGGGCACatgactatgacagctatcaacaaccagcACACCAGAaaagcacggcgcgtgtcaggggccgttaggacactctggaggtggtcctcccctggacacatgtaagcaatccacccaagccaggcgtcctctggtcccaagatccaacggcccagatttagaggtaactacccctaaaccctaccttggggctatatatacccccaaggctgaagggtttaggggttggaaaataatTTCTCTTGCACTCACACACTCACATACACTCAAAAACATATAGCAGCCATCACAAAAAAACACACATACACAGCAGCCTCTAAATTATAAAAAACATATATcccttcatcttctccaaagcctgttctcattctcacaccggaggcgccgtgggagccaaaccccccttccggtgttgttttgcaggcgcccaacctgCAGCTACACCTCTCTCACgcacagaaggtccaggaacgccgACGGACGGAGCCGtccgctcaccggagttatcagtTGCTAACTTGCTATTCTGAATTGTCTGATTCTCTGGGTACTGGGTCAGTAGCTTATAATACTCATTTTCTGATGCTCAGAGTCGGCTCCAGCATACCGGAGGTCTGAGGCAAAACAAAACATTGAGGCCCCTAAATAATTGATGTACAAAAGATTCAATAAATTTTTTGTACTCTAGTTCAACGGCCATTTTCTTCTTTATTGATAATATAGCCAAACCATTTAGCCTCTCCTGTGACATAGTTGATCGAAGATAATTTTTTATCAACTTCAATTTGGAGAAACTTCTCTCAACAATAGCTACTGTAACTGTAACATGTATTGTCAATATTATTCTATAAGCAACCCAAGTGTTAGGAAAAGCAAAATGCATATTCCTAATATATTCCAGCACTTCAATTGGTTTGCTTAAAGTTTCATCAACATGCCTTAGAGTTTCATCAAAATTCTCAtgatttaaattattattatCCACAATTACAGTTTCAGACAAAACCTCTTTATCTAAATTCTCATCATTCACAACTATATTTTCAGCAAGTAAAGACGAAGATTCATCAAGAATAGATGTAGGTTTCACATACCTATTCATGGATCCTTTGAGAGATTGTGTAagtttttcttctctcttttttctttttcttttcgaACTTCCGGATTCAAACTTTCTTTTACCCGTCATAGTGAAATCTGCAAATCAATAACCAAGTAATTGAACAAGAAAAATTGGAGAATTTGATACAAGAATAAGTAGAGACGGACCAGAAGGTGTGTATATGTGATGTGAGAATGAGATATAAATTTTGTAATCCCAATGGACTTTGTATAAATTTAAATGAATGTTTGGGTAATTGGGTATAGACACTTGAGGCCCAAAAAGTAATacttaattattattataataaaacaCTTATATAGTAATATTTGGCTCCTGTTTATAggatatattttttaattttttaattatgattaatttgATCCATATTGAAATATAATACTATAAAAAAATTTGGAGGCCCCTAAAATTGTGAGGCCCTAGACACCGGCCTAAGCCAGCTCCCCCTGAGATGGTAGTGAGATGGTAGTGAGATGGTAGTGTTGATGCTCTGAGTAGTGGGTCAATAGATTATAATAGAATTTGTATAGTGTGTATTCATGAGTACATGCTAAAtactaaaatatataattttgatatattttGATTAGTATGGTTGTTGTGAATGCAGAGGAGTCCACCATTATAAAGAAGTAGTGTAAGGCAATTAAAAGAGGAGTCCACCATTATAAAGAAGTTATAAAGAAGTGTAAGATAATTAAAACaaactaaatttataaaattttgtaCCTAGCATGTGCCAATTATCACCCCACACTAAAACCGTTATGAAAATGGTTTTGCTTTCGCGTGCTGGGCTTTTAATTTAATGAATACTATTGCTTGGTTCTCTGTGATCTTCCATCAACATGCTTGTTTTTGTTTTTAAACGAAAGTAAACCCTTCTTTCGAAAGCCAGTTACCCACAACACGTTATCCAACATGATATTAGAGATCAGTTTAAAGAGTAGTTTCATGTTCTGAATCTTTTATTTTTGCCTAACAACAGATCAGTTTAGGTATGATGTTTGTACTCTTCCAGTTTGATAAAATGCTCACAAGATATTTTGAATTTTTTAGATAATAGAGAGCTTTTCCAGTATCTATTGCTTTTCTTTTTGTGAACAATCGACCAAGAAATAAAAAGAAACCTTCAAATTCGTGATATTATCATTCGAAAAGAAAATAATTGCAAAGAGTTGCTACTCCACTCAAGAGCAGAACAATATTTATGTTTAAAGGTCGACATATTACAGAATAAAACATCCAAGAATGCGAAAAAGGATTGCACTAAACAAAGTTGTACATGGTTTATGGTTTAAGGTAGCAATTACATAATCTAGACATGTTAAACCAAGGAACATGTTGAAATATCAGCTACATGTCTTGCTGAACTACCAATCAGTGAGGCTTCATGGTTTTTTATTGCAGTCTTTTCCAGATTTTATCTAATCATGTAAAAGATGGTATGGAAGGGTCATAAAACTCATGCTGCTGCTGCTTACCTCGAAAACAGATTTGATTCATCAGTGGCCTTTTATGAGCAAATGCTGGTTTGTGAAGCACATTTGGTGTTTCATTACCGAGAGCTGAATTAGAACAGGATGCTTCTGTCATATTATTCTCAACATAGATTCCCTTTTGCTTATCCCAATAATAAGGTGAAGAAGTAGCTGGTGACTTTGAGAAGGAACAAGAACGCGTTCGACGCGTAGCTTGAAAATGTGGCATAGCCTGCATAACACCGTGTACCAAACCTGATGCAAATTTCTTTTTAGCAGTGGGACTTGGGCAGTTACTCCTTACTGAAAGCGCTCGCTTGTTGTTAGGATGTGATGAAGGCTTTGAATATTTAGATCGAAGTGAAGCAGGAATTTCTTCTGAGCTGGTGACTGAATTTTCATCTACTGTTTTCTCAGGGGGCTCGGGCTTCGATTTTCTCTTCTTCATCTTGGGCCAGTGGAGGAAGCGTTTCCAACGTTGTGATGCATCATTCCCAGAACTTGATTTATTATTGATCTTTGGACTATGCTTCTCTGTAAGCAGAACATGTTTATTCGGCTGTGTTGACCCAGGACTCAACCTTGCACTGCCACAGGCATTTGATCCTTTGTCCGTGACCATCTGCGAGAGTATTTCTGAGTCGGGAATTTCAAATGAAGTTCCTGGACTTGTTTCGATACTTCGCATCCTTATGTGGCGAGCAATGACTCTCCGCGCGGAATGATCTTGACAATTAAAGATCCCTCCTGCTGAAATCAGCTGTCTAGTAAGGATTTCTGACGATGCAGAGCGTGGACGTTGTTTAAGGAGATCAAGAGCAGTCATCCCATCATTATCACATATGTTGACATTGATGGAGTGGGCAGTCATCAGCAATTCCACCAGATCAGTATGAATGTTCCCGATTACAGCCAAATGGAGAGCAGTTCTGCCATCGTTATTTTTTGCATTAATAATTTCCTCAATAATAAAATTGTTGCCACTCGCCAACTTCTTCATGAGCTCAATCTGACGGTCCACTCTCCGGAATATGGGAATTTGGAAACCAGTAACAGCCCTATGTAAGAAAGTTTCTCCAGCATTATTTTTTGAGTACATGGATGGCGGAGTTGCATGCATTATAACCTCAGCTGCAGCTAATTGACCCCTGTAAGCAGCCACATGTAAGGCTGTGTTTCCCTGATGGTCTACTGAGTTAATGATATCAGAAGTTGTTATAAGATCTTTCACTACCTGCACTCAGAATGATATTCGTGAGCAGAGGAAGAACCAGGATCACAAAACAGCCGGGCCTTAAATGAATTAACGCTAATTTTTTAGAGGCTAGCCGAGGCTTAAAGTAAAATTTCTACTGTTTTTAACTAAAAAATCATGATTTCATTAAAAGTTTCTTACTAAAATTGTTGTTTTGCCTGGGCTTGAGGTTATCACCCCCCCTTGATTCCACCCTTGTTCGTGAGGATGTACTGTATACAGTAGAAGGTTTTAGTTTCTTAAGTTAGTATCTTCGAACAATTATATCTAAAGCGCATAAACCTTGTTCTGGCCGTTGGACCTTTTTTAGCTAAGTAGCCGTAGGGCTTTATTTTGAGATGATGCTACTTTGATATCCAGGAACTAGACAATGTCAATAACTGGTCTATTGCTACTTGAGACTTTAGAGGATATTTACTCGCAAGAAACCTGTACTTGCCGGTCTAGTGTATAGACTTCATTAAGGTTACACCCCTCCCCTTGCCAATTATCATAAAGGGATAACTATATATTTTGACTGATACAGATTAAATGTATCAGTAACTCAGATTTTGTTAAATGATATCAAATACCAACTTCGTCATCTGATTTTGTTTGCTTCAATAATTTTAGAACTTTTTAGCAACCACAAGATGAAGCTTAGAGAAAAATGAGGATGACAATACTTTGAAATCCAATCATTCAAACAAAGGGATCTTATATTGTAAGTTGCATACTGAATCTACTTGTATTGCTCAAAATTGAAGAGGGAATTACCCTTTTTATTACTGTTTGCCTCAACAACCACCTAGGATAGATGCAACTGTTGGCATGTGAATTTGAAAAATTACAATGCAAAGCCAGATATAAATAACTTTCATAGGGGCCAAGATGCCAACTTTTTCAGGTTGAATTAGTAATCTTTTTAGGTACACTGCCTGATTCGAAACGTGGATATTGTTGGTTTCGAAACTAATATGTTATAATGAGAAGTCGAGTTATTATGACAGCTAAAGGAAACAGTTAAGAAGCTTATATCAGGCGCATTGTGATATAATGATGCATTTTGATGTAGTTGTAAGTAAGAAGTAAAAATTAGCTGCTATGGGAAAAGTCGATGCATATTTGGAGCAGGGAAAGATCCAAGTTGCCAAAGAAATCATAGAAATATAAAAAAGAGACATAGCAGGGAAAGGCTCACCTCAACTTGACCCCGACCAGCAGCTGCGTGCAAAACAGTTGAGCCCTCATTATCTCTATAAGTCAATATATCAGAGCAAGCCTCCAAAAGATCCTTTAGGATAATCAAATTACCTCCTCTAGCAGCAGCATGTATAGCTCTATTAATCATCTCCCTTTTATATGAAGACGGAATCTCCCCAATGACTTCAGTCTCTTTATCGTTACCTATTGATAACCTAGGCAAAAGAGCAAAGTCAAGAAGTAGCCTAAAAATCTCTGAATTCTTACTCCTGGCTGCAGCATATAATACATCAGTGACACCATATTCTCCTTCTCCAAAAACCATAAGAGGGTCCATTTTAAGCAATTTTTGAACAAAAATCATATCCCCAGCTGAGGCAGCAGTATACATAAGCCATCCACCATAGCCAGCTTCAATGAGGGAGTTTTTAGTTCCATTGGTTTCACATTCACAATAAAGCTTATGTGCAACCTCAGAGCGATTCCGCGAAACATGATCAAAGTGTTCATCATCATCCCAAACACTCTCAAGGCGATGAATTCGACGAAGAGAGGTCAGTTTGATGAGATGATTGGCATCAAGGCGCAGTAGCTGTCTTACTAAGTCATAATGTCCATTTGCAGCAGCCCAATCAATAGGGGAAGCATACCACCATTGATCTCCGGTGCCCTCCCACCGCAGAGGAAAATCAGTTGAAGACATCTAAAGCAAAAGAACAACTA
This sequence is a window from Apium graveolens cultivar Ventura chromosome 9, ASM990537v1, whole genome shotgun sequence. Protein-coding genes within it:
- the LOC141683529 gene encoding uncharacterized protein LOC141683529 isoform X1, which encodes MLLVWHDFRVYSSLEFVESCILGSFIVYMLASLLVDQMSSTDFPLRWEGTGDQWWYASPIDWAAANGHYDLVRQLLRLDANHLIKLTSLRRIHRLESVWDDDEHFDHVSRNRSEVAHKLYCECETNGTKNSLIEAGYGGWLMYTAASAGDMIFVQKLLKMDPLMVFGEGEYGVTDVLYAAARSKNSEIFRLLLDFALLPRLSIGNDKETEVIGEIPSSYKREMINRAIHAAARGGNLIILKDLLEACSDILTYRDNEGSTVLHAAAGRGQVEVVKDLITTSDIINSVDHQGNTALHVAAYRGQLAAAEVIMHATPPSMYSKNNAGETFLHRAVTGFQIPIFRRVDRQIELMKKLASGNNFIIEEIINAKNNDGRTALHLAVIGNIHTDLVELLMTAHSINVNICDNDGMTALDLLKQRPRSASSEILTRQLISAGGIFNCQDHSARRVIARHIRMRSIETSPGTSFEIPDSEILSQMVTDKGSNACGSARLSPGSTQPNKHVLLTEKHSPKINNKSSSGNDASQRWKRFLHWPKMKKRKSKPEPPEKTVDENSVTSSEEIPASLRSKYSKPSSHPNNKRALSVRSNCPSPTAKKKFASGLVHGVMQAMPHFQATRRTRSCSFSKSPATSSPYYWDKQKGIYVENNMTEASCSNSALGNETPNVLHKPAFAHKRPLMNQICFRGKQQQHEFYDPSIPSFT
- the LOC141683529 gene encoding uncharacterized protein LOC141683529 isoform X2 translates to MSSTDFPLRWEGTGDQWWYASPIDWAAANGHYDLVRQLLRLDANHLIKLTSLRRIHRLESVWDDDEHFDHVSRNRSEVAHKLYCECETNGTKNSLIEAGYGGWLMYTAASAGDMIFVQKLLKMDPLMVFGEGEYGVTDVLYAAARSKNSEIFRLLLDFALLPRLSIGNDKETEVIGEIPSSYKREMINRAIHAAARGGNLIILKDLLEACSDILTYRDNEGSTVLHAAAGRGQVEVVKDLITTSDIINSVDHQGNTALHVAAYRGQLAAAEVIMHATPPSMYSKNNAGETFLHRAVTGFQIPIFRRVDRQIELMKKLASGNNFIIEEIINAKNNDGRTALHLAVIGNIHTDLVELLMTAHSINVNICDNDGMTALDLLKQRPRSASSEILTRQLISAGGIFNCQDHSARRVIARHIRMRSIETSPGTSFEIPDSEILSQMVTDKGSNACGSARLSPGSTQPNKHVLLTEKHSPKINNKSSSGNDASQRWKRFLHWPKMKKRKSKPEPPEKTVDENSVTSSEEIPASLRSKYSKPSSHPNNKRALSVRSNCPSPTAKKKFASGLVHGVMQAMPHFQATRRTRSCSFSKSPATSSPYYWDKQKGIYVENNMTEASCSNSALGNETPNVLHKPAFAHKRPLMNQICFRGKQQQHEFYDPSIPSFT